The region CGTGTGCGAGGCTGACGAGATCTACGTCACGGCTGGTGAGAAAGGACTCGAAGACGAGAATGAGAGTCCGCGCGAGCGCGGACTCAAAAAAAGGGGCGGGGAACCTTCGCATCAGACAAACCGCCAGTCTTGACACTCGTCCGTCGGGATGACGGGCGAGTTCAGTTTCTCGTCTGCGAGAATCTGCAAGAGGCCGACGAGGACATCTCCGAGCACGGCGACGGAAGCGTCATCCTCTGTACCGATGGCTACACGATCTACGAGGACATCGAGGAGACGGAGGGGGTGGACGGCCATCTGGCCGTCACCCACTCCGACACCTACGTCATCGGTGACGCTCACACAAACACTTGCGAGAACCGCCACAGTTTCCTTCGTCAGTGGCTGGCGAAGTTCCGTGGCGTCTCGAAGCATCACCTCCAAAAATACCTGCGGTTTCTCGCACTGAAACGCAACTCACCAGACGACTGGTTCGAGAAACTTCTGTGTTACAATGTATCGGGATGAGCGTATACCGTAATATGAACGCACTATCCGCCCCTCGATTTAGATTTAAGAATTTATTTTGGTTATCACGAGGGTACAGTATCCTGAAGGTGAATTTCGCGGGGAGTACTTCGTTTGGTCAGAATTTCCGCAAGGTTCCCTGCGACGAGTACCTCACCGCCAGCGTTGATGATCTGGAAGACGCAGTGCTATCTCTTGAACACGAGAGCCAGAACCTCCCAACGACAATTTTCGGTGCTGGATTCTCATACGGAGCAAGTTGTATTGTTCAGCTTCTCGCCACAACTGATCTCCTCTCTGGTGGGATTGCCATGCATGGAATATATGATTACGAATCAGCGTACGCTACTCAAAATATGAAACAAACACTGACCTCTCGACTAGGGAAGCCTTGGGAATCTCCGGAAAACTA is a window of halophilic archaeon DL31 DNA encoding:
- a CDS encoding hypothetical protein (manually curated~KEGG: nmg:Nmag_4200 insertion element protein), with the translated sequence MFERLRLARFGETVTCVHCESDAVVNRETTGKDAQQYWCKHCETYFNDLTKTIFGQHRFGLEEMFYIVKEMRSERSAQIARDLDRDYEAVLNYVHKVQDVSGDIDEFDLYDVCEADEIYVTAGEKGLEDENESPRERGLKKKGRGTFASDKPPVLTLVRRDDGRVQFLVCENLQEADEDISEHGDGSVILCTDGYTIYEDIEETEGVDGHLAVTHSDTYVIGDAHTNTCENRHSFLRQWLAKFRGVSKHHLQKYLRFLALKRNSPDDWFEKLLCYNVSG